The genomic stretch AAAATATATTGTATTAGTTAAAGGTAGTGTCAATCATAAAAATTAAAAATTAAAACATACTTTTCCAATTTCAGATTAGTAAGTATATATTTTTTTTTTCATAATTTCAAGTATTTTTTTCTCTTCTTTTTTGTTTAAATTATTAAATTTTTCCTTATGTTTAGACCTTGCATGTTTAATCATTTTTTCTACAACTTCTTCATCACTATTACCTGTTGCAATAAAATAATCTTCTGCACCTAAATCACAACAATTTAAAGCTTTCAT from Candidatus Woesearchaeota archaeon encodes the following:
- a CDS encoding DUF1059 domain-containing protein, which gives rise to MKALNCCDLGAEDYFIATGNSDEEVVEKMIKHARSKHKEKFNNLNKKEEKKILEIMKKKIYTY